From the Lolium rigidum isolate FL_2022 chromosome 2, APGP_CSIRO_Lrig_0.1, whole genome shotgun sequence genome, one window contains:
- the LOC124688280 gene encoding uncharacterized protein LOC124688280, translating into MPRPRRPHRPWADLQPDLLAIVLLNLTCLADRVYFSAVCRPWRSAAVGRDAPARQLPWLLLPSPAAPSFFSLHSGATRRMYLPENVRGARLCGSHEGGWVALALEQWRGYAAVNLVSGAMVPLPDRLRTNQPNLHGNNACEHHMVIRSVTFSDAPSKAGCLAAAHVSSAFNIAFWRPGMDRYWIAYGFPMDVIQDMIYHKNELKEGFHVLSNTEDVVVYTPNGGPTSAPLVMSRSSYRVMKRADYKPDNLLHKSVKLSRYLVESRGKLLMVLRQLKWRRTFRFRIFEMNLEIAPGGGSEASWVEIHTLPGQLLLLGRGCSRAFEMSHFNRLDVGNIYYLDDTRSNIWALNSGGKHSSTDMGVDAQKILNRTDRTWRFPQQFTSECSPPIWFAP; encoded by the coding sequence ATGCCCCGCCCCCGTAGACCACACCGGCCATGGGCGGACCTCCAACCCGATCTCCTTGCCATCGTCCTCCTCAACCTCACATGCTTAGCCGACCGCGTCTACTTTTCCGCTGTCTGCCGGCCGTGGCGCTCCGCCGCGGTTGGCCGCGACGCTCCGGCGCGCCAGCTCCCCTGGCTCCTCCTTCCATCCCCCGCTGCGCCCTCCTTCTTCAGCCTCCACTCCGGCGCCACCCGCCGCATGTACCTCCCGGAGAACGTCCGCGGCGCGCGCCTATGCGGCTCCCATGAGGGTGGCTGGGTCGCCCTCGCCTTGGAGCAGTGGCGAGGGTACGCGGCGGTCAACCTCGTGTCCGGCGCGATGGTTCCTCTCCCCGACAGGCTCCGGACCAACCAACCCAACTTGCACGGCAACAACGCCTGCGAGCACCATATGGTCATTCGCAGCGTCACCTTCTCCGACGCGCCGTCGAAGGCGGGGTGCCTTGCCGCCGCGCACGTCTCCAGCGCCTTCAATATCGCGTTCTGGCGGCCGGGGATGGACCGATACTGGATCGCGTACGGTTTCCCTATGGACGTGATCCAGGACATGATCTACCACAAGAATGAGCTCAAGGAAGGCTTCCATGTCCTCTCCAACACGGAGGATGTCGTGGTGTACACGCCCAACGGCGGCCCGACGAGCGCTCCTCTGGTGATGTCCCGTAGCTCTTATCGGGTTATGAAGCGCGCTGATTACAAGCCTGATAATCTCCTGCACAAGTCGGTCAAGCTGTCCCGCTATCTGGTGGAGTCCCGCGGAAAACTGCTAATGGTTCTGCGGCAACTCAAGTGGCGTCGCACGTTTAGGTTCAGAATCTTTGAGATGAACCTTGAGATTGCTCCCGGTGGGGGCTCTGAAGCTTCCTGGGTGGAGATCCACACTCTTCCTGGTCAGTTGCTCTTACTTGGTAGAGGCTGCTCTAGGGCATTTGAGATGTCCCACTTCAACAGGCTCGACGTGGGTAACATCTATTACTTGGATGATACTAGATCCAACATATGGGCGTTAAACAGTGGGGGTAAGCATTCCAGTACTGACATGGGCGTGGATGCTCAGAAAATACTCAATCGTACGGATCGCACTTGGCGCTTTCCGCAGCAGTTTACTTCAGAGTGCTCTCCTCCAATCTGGTTTGCACCCTGA